The Muntiacus reevesi chromosome 7, mMunRee1.1, whole genome shotgun sequence genome includes a region encoding these proteins:
- the EDDM3B gene encoding epididymal secretory protein E3-beta gives MASTLKVLGSLWALQFTLCGLLVHSQNLSWREFMKQHHLSTNWAFSKYKCNDLMRERGIAKDKNYHIFIYTLWHKIERICLRNWRDRYRNVYIWAPDPFKILKCIRKNSKSSYKDYKSYSYIEFHCSMNGFVDVVEDMRLLEDIGN, from the coding sequence ATGGCATCCACTCTGAAGGTCCTAGGCTCTCTGTGGGCTCTGCAGTTCACCCTATGTGGGCTCCTTGTACACAGCCAGAACCTTTCCTGGAGGGAATTTATGAAACAGCACCACCTGAGCACAAATTGGGCATTCAGCAAGTACAAATGCAATGATCTGATGAGGGAAAGAGGCATTGCAAAAGACAAGAACTATCACATCTTCATCTATACCTTATGGCACAAAATTGAGCGTATATGCCTGAGGAACTGGAGAGACCGCtacagaaatgtatatatatgggccCCAGATCCCTTCAAGATACTCAAGTGCATCCGGAAGAACAGCAAAAGCAGTTACAAAGATTATAAGAGCTACAGCTACATTGAATTCCACTGCAGCATGAATGGGTTTGTTGATGTTGTAGAGGACATGAGGTTATTAGAGGATATCGGCAACTAG
- the LOC136171823 gene encoding brain ribonuclease — protein MALKSLVLLSVLVLVLLLLVLVQPSLGKESAAAKFRRQHMDAGSSSSGNSNYCNQMMKRRRMTHGRCKPVNTFVHESLDNVKAVCSQKNITCKNGQPNCYQSNSTMNITDCRETGSSKYPNCAYKTSQKQKYITVACEGNPYVPVHFDGSVFLPATPLPSLPAPHKHRLLWLEGNNSS, from the coding sequence ATGGCTCTGAAGTCCCTGGTTCTGTTGTCAGTGCTGgtcctggtgctgctgctgctggtgttgGTCCAGCCTTCCCTGGGCAAGGAATCTGCAGCTGCCAAGTTCCGGAGGCAGCACATGGACGCTGGCAGCTCCTCCAGCGGCAACTCCAACTACTGCAATCAGATGATGAAGCGCCGGAGGATGACACATGGACGATGCAAGCCGGTGAACACCTTTGTGCATGAGTCTCTGGACAATGTCAAGGCCGTGTGCTCCCAGAAAAACATCACCTGCAAGAATGGGCAGCCCAACTGCTACCAGAGTAACTCCACCATGAACATCACAGACTGCCGTGAGACAGGCAGCTCTAAGTACCCCAACTGTGCCTACAAGACTAGCCAGAAGCAGAAATACATCACTGTGGCTTGTGAGGGAAACCCGTATGTGCCAGTCCACTTTGATGGTTCGGTGTTCTTACCTGCCACCCCCCTACCCTCACTGCCAGCTCCACACAAGCACAGGCTTCTCTGGCTTGAGGGCAATAACTCAAGCTAG